Sequence from the Mycobacterium florentinum genome:
GCCGAACCGCGGCGCGGGGTTTTATTCATCGGTCGTCGAACCGTTCGTTTGCGACGCTGGGAAGCGCATCGTTGGGGATCGCACCGGCTTCACACGAGGCCATTGCAAATAACGCACGGTGCAGTTACTCGCGGGTAACTGGACGCGGATTTGATTTTGGCCACGTTCTCCCGATTTCGACGGAAATCCGACGGGAGAATTTGCCGAACTCAAGCCATTAGGCAACTGACCGATATGTCACATCAATTTGACAATGCCGCATTCCCACGCATTTCCTCGTCACCCTTAGCTCGAGCACGACGCAAGGCGCCCCGCGGGGTTTTATGCGCGCTCCCAAACCTGATCTTGTTTACCGAATTCTCGGTCCGATCTGCACCAACCCCACGTCGGCGGCCCACGATTCCGCACCGCCGCCGAAGCGGTCGAGCGACGGCAAGGATCAGGAGAGGGCGCCGCTACTCACGGGTAGCTCCTTGCCCGAAACGGAAACGTTTTACAAAGACAGCGGGCGCGGAATGTAGTTGAACGCATCCGCCGGAACGGGCACTCCGCATTTGCGAGCCTGGTGTGCCCGGCTGATGTGGGTGGCCCCCTCAAGCAAATTCAGCGCGACTTGGTCGACCTTCCGGTCTTCCGCGTGCTCCAGGTAGCTACCCGCCACCCAGCTGTTGAAGGCTCCCATCGATGGGCCACACCAGATCTGGTAGTCCAGCACCCGATCGGGTTGCCCGTCGATCGCCCACCGGCTTGATTTGCCGAGGTACCAGCGGAACACCAGGCCCATCTGGTACTTCGAGTCGCGAGTCGCCAGTTCGAGCACCTCGGGGTCGCGCTGCTCCCAGTACTGATGCGTTTCGGCCCAGACCTCCCCGACGCTTTTGCCGAGGATCTTTTCCAGCTCCGCACCGTGCTTGTCCACGACGGCACCGAGGTTCGGGTTGGCCGCGTACCACTCGTAGAGCTTCCTCGCCCGTGGGCCGAACATCGCGCCACGTTTGAGTACCTGCAGATTCACACCCATCTCGAACATGTCGGAAGCCGGGGCCATCATCACGTCGGCCACTCCGGCCTTGGCGAGCATGCCACGGGCGTGCGGGGAAAGGCCCGACTCGATGCACGCCTGATTGATCGAGCCGGTCAACACATAGGCAGCACCCATCGCGAATGCTCCGGCCACGGATTGCGGTGTGCCGAGACCCCCGGCGGCGCCTACCCGGATCCGGCAGGCCAGGCCGTGCTGCTGCGCCAGCTTGTCGCGCAGCAACACGATTTCGGAGAAAAGCGCCGGCAGCGGTCGGTTGTCGGTGTGCCCTCCGCTGTCGGCCTCGACCGTGATGTCTTCGGCCACCGGGACGTGCCGGGCGAGCTCGGCTTCCCGTTCGGTCAGCTTGCCGGATGCGACGAGCGCCGAAACCAACGCCGCGGGTGCGGGTTCCATGAACATGCGGGCGACCTCGGGACGCGAGATCTTCGCCATCACGTGGTTGTTGCGAACGATCGCGCCGGCCGGGTCGGTCGACAAGCCCGACAGGGCGTAGTGCACGACCGCCGGGGTGAGCTTCATGAACGCCGAGGCCTCGACGACGCGGACGCCGCGTTCGATGAACAGCTCGGCGACCCGTCCCTCGAGTGCGACCTCGTTGGGTGAATGGATCAGGTTCGCGCCCCAGGCCAGGGCCCTGCCCGCCAGCCTCGCCTGAATATCGGCCAGCCCGCGTTCGACGGCGGCGTACGAGAGGCCGCCCGCGCCGAAGAAACCGAGCATGCCGGCCTCGGCAACGGCCACCACCAGAGCGGGGGTCGCGATGCCGTTTGCCATGGCGCCGGTGACATAAGGAAAGCGGATTCCGTGGGACTCACAGAACTCGCGGTCGCCCAACCATTCCGGATAAATCGGGGGCAGGGTCCCCATCAGGGATACGTCGGACGCACCGGCACCGACCAGTTCACCACCCATCGCAAGGCCCAGCTGGCCGGTGGCGTCCTCGCGGACCACATGAACCGGGTGGCGCACGTACTGCAGGATGTGAGCGATGTCTTGCGGTGCGAATGCGGCCGGCGCGGTGCTCGCACGCCACCCGCCCACTGACGGACTCACGCCCGACTCGGTGCGATGGCTTAATACAGCGGTGGGTCGCTCAGTCACTGCCAAGTCCCTTTCAGCACAGTGTGGACGCGTTATCCCCCGGGGTAGCTACTGCATAAAAGCAAGAATGAGCTTCTCACGAACCGTGAGCGTGCGCGGGAGAATTGTCGGACCGCTCACCTATGATCGAATGCGTTAACCCCAGCGACCTGGTGATGGGGATCGAGTCTGCGCATCGGCGGGAGTCGGCGCTGGTGGCGCGACGGCTGGCGGCGGTGGCGGCGTTGCTGCGGCATCGAGTGGCCGCGGCCGGGCAGGTCGCCGAGGACCAGCGGGGTTATGCGGTGATCGACGGGTTCGAGCGGACCGCGGCCGAGGTGGCCGCCGCGATGAACCTGTCCCCGATGGCGGCCGGCTATCTGGTGTCGGATGCCGAGGCGCTCGATACCCGGCTGCCTGAGGTTGCGGCGCTACCGGCCGCGGGCCGTACCGATTGGCGCACCGTCCGGTTGATCATCCGCCGTACCGACTTGATCACCGATGACGAGTTGATGGCCGAGGTCGACCGATCACTGGCCGCGCGCATCGGCAACTGGCACAGCTGGTCGCGACAACGGATCGTCAATGCCGTCGATGCCGCGGTGCGCGGCGTTGATCCCGATGCCGCCCGGCAGCGACGCGAGTCCGCCGAGAATGATCGCTACATCGCGATCAGCACGCTGGACAACGGGATGGCCGACATCGATGGCACCGTCGGGGCCGCGGCCGCGACGGCCTTTGATCGCCGGCTCTCCCAGCTTGCCGGGCAGGTGTGTGCCGCCGACCCGCGCACGACCGAGCAGCGCCGCGCCGATGCCGTGGCCGCGCTGACCCAGGCACGCGGCCTGGCATGCCGGTGCGGACAGTCGGACTGCCCCGCCACCGCCGGTGCCGGCGAACCGGAGTCGCGTGGGGGGCGGGTGGTGATCAACGTGGTCGCCGGCCAACAGACGGTTTATGCCGATAGCGATGCGCCGGGCTACCTCGAGGGGTACGGGGTCATCGACGCCGAACAGGTCCGCGAACTGGCTTCTACCGCCTCACTTCTCGTCGCTGATCCGGTCACCAGCGCGGCCGAGGCGCTGCGCTATCAACCCTCCGCGGCGCTGGAACGCTTCGTTCGTTGCCGGGATCTGACCTGTCGCTTCCGGGATGTAGCCGCCCGGCGGTCGTGTGCGATCTCGACCACACCGTCGCGTTCAACCACCAGGATCCGGCGGCGGGCGGGCTGACAGTGGCGGAGAATCTCAAATGCCTGTGCCGCCAACATCACCGACTCAAAACCTTCGGTGCATGGCGCGATGCTCACCTGGCCGACGGCACCGTCATCTGGACCTCGCCCACCGGGCGCACCTACCGCACCCACCCGGCGGGCGCGGATCTTTTCCCGCAGCCGCGCGGCCCGGCGTGCGCCGCACCCACCGCGGTGCGACGTGACCGGGCCACGCAACGACATGCCCGAATCAGTCAGGCGCGCATACATAACCGCCGCCAACAGGCCCGCAAAGAGGAAATCGCTGCGCGTAAGTTCCGAAACCACATGCGCGACACACTGTTCGCATTCAAGGGCACACCCGCCACCAGCCCGTTCTGCACCTGGGTCAACGAACCCCGCGAACCCGAAGAACTACCCGCAGACTGGGCCCCCGACCCGCCAGCACCAACACCCCCGCCCACGACCCGCCCTATTAATAACCTCGTTCAGATTTGCTCGACAGCCGCTCGCGCAGGCGGCGATTCACCGACTCCGGCAGCAGCTTTGAGACGTCGCCACCCATCATCGCCACCTCTTTGGCCAACGACGACGACACGAAGGAATACTGCGGCGCGGTCGCCACGAAGAAGGTGTCGACGTTGGCGATGTGCTTGTTCATCTGTGCCATCTGCAGCTCGTACTCGAAATCGGTGCCGGTGCGCAGGCCCTTGACGATCGCGGCCATCCCGCGGGACGTGACGAAGTCCACCACCAGGCCTTGACCGACCTCGACGCGCAGGTTCGGCAGATGAGCCGTCGCCTCCTCGATCATCGCGACGCGCTCGTCGATTTCGAACATGCCCTTCTTTGCGGGGTTGGTCAGGATCGCCACGACGACCTCGTCGAATTGACCCGCGGCGCGTTCGAAGACGTCGATGTGGCCCAACGTCACCGGGTCGAATGAACCTGGGCATACGGCGCCGCTCATAACCGACCAAGGTAGCAGGGCGCCTCAATCAAATTCGGCCAGCTCCAAACGGGTGTCGCCGTAAACCCGCTCCGGCCACGGGGTCCAGCCCTCCGGCCAGGTCAACGGCGCGCTGGCGGCGGCGCGCTCGATGATCGCGACCGTCGCCGCGCGCACCCAGCCGTGGGCACCCAGCGCGGCCAGGACGGCCTCGACCTCGGCGGTCTCGATGTCGTAGGGCGGGTCGGCCAGCACCAGATCGACCGGGGACGCGGCCCCGGTCGCCAACACCGCGGCCACTGCACCCCGGCGCAGCGTCGCCCCGGGCAGGCCCAGGGTCTCGATATTGGTCGCGATGACGGCCGCGGTGCGCGGATCGGACTCGACGAACAACGCGGACGCCGCGCCGCGCGAGAGGGCTTCCAGGCCCAGTGCGCCCGAACCCGCGAAGAGGTCCAGCACGGCCAGGCCGGTCAGATCCAGCCGCGCGGCGACGATGTTGAACAGCGACTCGCGCACCCGATCGGTGGTCGGCCGGGTTCCGCGCGACGGCACCGCGATGCGCCGCCCACCGGCGGCGCCACCGATGATGCGGGTCAGCTCAGCACCACCAGCAGATCTCCGCCCTCGACCTGCGCGGTGCTCGACACCGCGACCCGCGCCACAATGGCGTCTTTCGGAGCCGTGATCGGAGCTTCCATCTTCATCGCCTCGATCGTGGCGATGGTTTGACCGGCGCTCACCTGATCGCCCTCGGCCACCGACACGGTGACGACCCCGGCGAAGGGTGCCGCGATGTGGTCGGGATTGCTTCGTTCGGCCTTCTCGGCGGTCGGGATCGTGCTGGCAATGCTGCGGTCGCGCACCAGAACCGGACGCAGCTGGCCGTTCATGATGCACATCACCGTGCGCATGCCGCGCTCGTCGGGTTCGGAGATTGCCTCGAGCCCGATCAGCAAATCGACGCCGCGTTCCAACTTCACCCGGTGCTCTTCGCCTTGGCGCAGTCCGTAGAAGAACTGGTTGGCCGACAGGTGCGACGTATCGCCGTAAGTGTCCCGGTGCTCCTCGAATTCCTTTGTCGGACCGGGGAATAGCAGGCGGTTGAGCGTGGCCTGACGCTTGGTCCCGCTCAGCGCCAGGACGGCCTCGTCTTCTGGACTGAGCTGCTGGACGGGCCTGGCGGGTGCGCGGCCTTCCAGCGCGGCGCTGCGCAGCGGCTCGGGCCAGCCACCGGCCGGATCGCCCAGCTCGCCGCGCAGGAATCCCAGCACCGATTCCGGAATGTCGAATCGTGCTGGGTCGGAAGCGAATTCGTCGGCGCTGAGCCCCGAACCGACGAGAGCCAGCGCCAGGTCCCCCACCACCTTCGACGACGGCGTGACCTTGATCAGCCTGCCCAGCACCCGATCCGCACCGGCGTAGGCCTCTTCGATCTCTTCGAACCGATCGCCCAGGCCCAGCGCGATCGCCTGCTGGCGCAGGTTCGACAACTGGCCGCCCGGGATTTCGTGGTGGTACACCCGCCCGGTCGGACCCGGCAACCCGGATTCAAAGGGGGCGTACACCTTTCGCAGAGCCTCCCAATACGGCTCCAGTGCGCATACCGCCGAGAGCGACAGGCCCGTGTCGTGCCCGGTGTGCGCGGCGGCGGCGACGATCGAACTCAGCGCGGGCTGGCTGGTGCTTCCCGCCATCGGCGCGGAAGCCCCGTCGACGGCGTCGGCTCCCGCCTGCCATGCGGCCATGTAGCTGGCCAGCTGGCCGCCCGGGGTGTCGTGGGTGTGCACATGGATCGGCAGGTCGAAGCGGCTGCGCAGCGCGCTGACCAGTTGGTGGGCGGCCTGCGGCCGCAGGAGTCCGGCCATGTCCTTGATGGCCAGCACGTGTGCGCCGGCCTCGACGATCCGTTCGGCCAGGTTGAGGTAGTAGTCCAGCGTGTAGAGCCGCTCCCCCGGATCGGACAGGTCTCCGGTGTAACACATCGCGACTTCGGCTATCGCCGAGCCGGTTTCGCGTACGGCGTCGATCGCCGGACGCATCGAGTCCAGGTTGTTGAGCGCATCGAAGATGCGGAAGATGTCGATGCCGGTCGAGGTCGCCTCTTCGACGAACGCCGTTGTGACCAGTTCCGGATATGGCGTGTACCCGACGGTGTTTCGGCCCCGCAGCAGCATCTGCAGGCAGATGTTGGGCATTGCCTCACGCAGCGTGGCCAGCCGCTCCCAGGGATCCTCCTTCAGGAAGCGCAGCGCCACATCGTAAGTCGCACCGCCCCAGCACTCCGCCGACAACAGCTGCGGCATGGTCCGGGCCAGATAAGGCGCCACCATCATCAGCCCGCTGGTGCGTACCCGGGTCGCCAGCAGCGACTGGTGGGCATCGCGGAAGGTCGTGTCCGTCACGCCCACCGCGGGCGACTCGCGCAGCCAGCGCGCAAAACCCTCGGGCCCCAACTCGACTAGCCGCTGCTTGGATCCGGCCGGTGGCGCCGCCTCGAGATCGACCTCGGGCAACTTGTCGTGCGGGTAGACCGTCGACGGGTGGGTGCCGTGCGGGCGGTTGACCGTCACGTCGGCCAGGTAGTTGAGGATCTTGGTGCCGCGGTCCGCCGACTCGCGTGAGGTCAACAGTTGCGGCCGTTCGTCGATGAACGACGTGGTGATGTGACCGGCCTGGAAGTCGGGATCCTCCAGAACCGCTTGCAGGAACGGGATATTCGTCGAGACCCCGCGGATCCGGAACTCCGCGATCGCGCGTCGCGCACGCGACACCGCCGTGTGAAAATCGCGGCCGCGGCAGGTCAACTTGACCAGCATCGAATCGAAGTGGGCGCTGATCTCCGCGCCGAGGTTGGTGCTGCCGTCCAGGCGGATGCCGGCACCGCCGGGGCTGCGGTAGGTGCTGATCCGGCCGGTGTCGGGGCGGAACCCGTTGGCCGGGTCTTCTGTCGTAATCCGGCATTGCAGTGCGGCGCCGTGTGGCCGGACGTTCTCCTGACGCAGGCCCAGATCCTCTAGCGTCTCGCCGGAGGCGATGCGCAACTGGCTGGACACCAGGTCGACGTCGGTGATCTCCTCGGTCACGGTGTGCTCCACCTGAATCCGGGGATTCATCTCGATGAAGACGTAATCACCGTTCTCGTCCAGCAGGAACTCCACGGTGCCCGCACAGCTGTATCCGATGTGCCGGGCGAAGGCGACGGCGTCGGCGCAGATCTTGTCGCGCAGCTCGGCGGAAAGGTTTGGCGCGGGCGCTAATTCGACGACCTTCTGGTGGCGACGCTGCACGCTGCAGTCGCGCTCGTACAGGTGGATCACGTTGCCGGCGTTGTCGCCCAGGATCTGCACCTCGATGTGGCGCGGCTTGATCACCGCTTGCTCGAGATAGACCGTCGAGTCACCGAACGCCGATTCGGCCTCACGGCTGGCGGCCTCGATCGCTTCGGGCAGCGCGTCGATGTCGGCGACCCGGCGCATGCCTCGTCCCCCACCACCGGCAACAGCCTTGACGAACAACGGAAATCGCATGTCTGCCGCCGCCGACACCAACTCGTCGACGGACGCCGACGGTGCCGAGGAGGTGAGCACGGGCAGCCCGGCCTCGCGCGCGGCGGCGATAGCCCGCGCCTTGTTACCGGTCAGCTCGAGGATTTCGGCGCCGGGGCCGACGAACGTGATGCCGGCGACCGCGCAGGCCGCGGCCAATTCCGGATTCTCCGACAGAAAGCCGTACCCGGGATAGACGGCATCGGCGCCCGCCCGGCAGGCGGTTTCGACGATCTCGTCGACGGACAGGTACGCGCGCACTGGATGACCGACGTCACCGATCTGATAGGACTCGTCGGCCTTGAGCCGATGTTGCGAATTGCGGTCCTCGTAGGCGTAGACGGCAACCGTGCCGACGCCAAGTTCGTAGGCCGCGCGGAACGCACGAATCGCGATCTCGCCGCGATTGGCCACCAGCACCTTGGAGATCACCTTTGACTCCTCACAGCAGCGTCGACCAGTAGTCCCAGAACCGCACCATGATCAGCAG
This genomic interval carries:
- a CDS encoding PfaD family polyunsaturated fatty acid/polyketide biosynthesis protein is translated as MSPSVGGWRASTAPAAFAPQDIAHILQYVRHPVHVVREDATGQLGLAMGGELVGAGASDVSLMGTLPPIYPEWLGDREFCESHGIRFPYVTGAMANGIATPALVVAVAEAGMLGFFGAGGLSYAAVERGLADIQARLAGRALAWGANLIHSPNEVALEGRVAELFIERGVRVVEASAFMKLTPAVVHYALSGLSTDPAGAIVRNNHVMAKISRPEVARMFMEPAPAALVSALVASGKLTEREAELARHVPVAEDITVEADSGGHTDNRPLPALFSEIVLLRDKLAQQHGLACRIRVGAAGGLGTPQSVAGAFAMGAAYVLTGSINQACIESGLSPHARGMLAKAGVADVMMAPASDMFEMGVNLQVLKRGAMFGPRARKLYEWYAANPNLGAVVDKHGAELEKILGKSVGEVWAETHQYWEQRDPEVLELATRDSKYQMGLVFRWYLGKSSRWAIDGQPDRVLDYQIWCGPSMGAFNSWVAGSYLEHAEDRKVDQVALNLLEGATHISRAHQARKCGVPVPADAFNYIPRPLSL
- the coaD gene encoding pantetheine-phosphate adenylyltransferase, which produces MSGAVCPGSFDPVTLGHIDVFERAAGQFDEVVVAILTNPAKKGMFEIDERVAMIEEATAHLPNLRVEVGQGLVVDFVTSRGMAAIVKGLRTGTDFEYELQMAQMNKHIANVDTFFVATAPQYSFVSSSLAKEVAMMGGDVSKLLPESVNRRLRERLSSKSERGY
- the rsmD gene encoding 16S rRNA (guanine(966)-N(2))-methyltransferase RsmD yields the protein MTRIIGGAAGGRRIAVPSRGTRPTTDRVRESLFNIVAARLDLTGLAVLDLFAGSGALGLEALSRGAASALFVESDPRTAAVIATNIETLGLPGATLRRGAVAAVLATGAASPVDLVLADPPYDIETAEVEAVLAALGAHGWVRAATVAIIERAAASAPLTWPEGWTPWPERVYGDTRLELAEFD
- a CDS encoding pyruvate carboxylase; this encodes MISKVLVANRGEIAIRAFRAAYELGVGTVAVYAYEDRNSQHRLKADESYQIGDVGHPVRAYLSVDEIVETACRAGADAVYPGYGFLSENPELAAACAVAGITFVGPGAEILELTGNKARAIAAAREAGLPVLTSSAPSASVDELVSAAADMRFPLFVKAVAGGGGRGMRRVADIDALPEAIEAASREAESAFGDSTVYLEQAVIKPRHIEVQILGDNAGNVIHLYERDCSVQRRHQKVVELAPAPNLSAELRDKICADAVAFARHIGYSCAGTVEFLLDENGDYVFIEMNPRIQVEHTVTEEITDVDLVSSQLRIASGETLEDLGLRQENVRPHGAALQCRITTEDPANGFRPDTGRISTYRSPGGAGIRLDGSTNLGAEISAHFDSMLVKLTCRGRDFHTAVSRARRAIAEFRIRGVSTNIPFLQAVLEDPDFQAGHITTSFIDERPQLLTSRESADRGTKILNYLADVTVNRPHGTHPSTVYPHDKLPEVDLEAAPPAGSKQRLVELGPEGFARWLRESPAVGVTDTTFRDAHQSLLATRVRTSGLMMVAPYLARTMPQLLSAECWGGATYDVALRFLKEDPWERLATLREAMPNICLQMLLRGRNTVGYTPYPELVTTAFVEEATSTGIDIFRIFDALNNLDSMRPAIDAVRETGSAIAEVAMCYTGDLSDPGERLYTLDYYLNLAERIVEAGAHVLAIKDMAGLLRPQAAHQLVSALRSRFDLPIHVHTHDTPGGQLASYMAAWQAGADAVDGASAPMAGSTSQPALSSIVAAAAHTGHDTGLSLSAVCALEPYWEALRKVYAPFESGLPGPTGRVYHHEIPGGQLSNLRQQAIALGLGDRFEEIEEAYAGADRVLGRLIKVTPSSKVVGDLALALVGSGLSADEFASDPARFDIPESVLGFLRGELGDPAGGWPEPLRSAALEGRAPARPVQQLSPEDEAVLALSGTKRQATLNRLLFPGPTKEFEEHRDTYGDTSHLSANQFFYGLRQGEEHRVKLERGVDLLIGLEAISEPDERGMRTVMCIMNGQLRPVLVRDRSIASTIPTAEKAERSNPDHIAAPFAGVVTVSVAEGDQVSAGQTIATIEAMKMEAPITAPKDAIVARVAVSSTAQVEGGDLLVVLS